The following are from one region of the Synechococcus sp. CBW1108 genome:
- a CDS encoding prepilin-type cleavage/methylation domain-containing protein — MSLLELLLALSGGLLLVGVMLQAVLAETRGNQQLGERLRQRAMAGRALALISADGARASRLTIGGTGGSSPACGLAGRQVLLHFEPGVGTGTGPITYTLGQPPSAIWRGAVLMRCGPAFGLDGEPSAGASLNRVVLDGLQVAGTRAERISGAVVRVTLQGQSRVQGVLADRG; from the coding sequence ATGTCGCTGCTGGAGCTGCTGCTGGCGCTGAGCGGTGGGCTGCTGCTGGTGGGGGTGATGCTCCAGGCCGTGCTGGCGGAGACCCGCGGCAACCAGCAGCTGGGGGAGCGCCTGCGGCAGCGTGCCATGGCAGGCCGGGCGCTGGCCCTGATCAGTGCCGATGGGGCGCGGGCAAGCCGGCTGACGATCGGTGGCACCGGCGGCAGCAGCCCAGCCTGCGGCCTGGCGGGCCGCCAGGTGCTGCTCCATTTCGAGCCGGGGGTGGGAACGGGTACTGGGCCTATCACCTACACCCTGGGCCAGCCGCCCAGTGCCATCTGGCGGGGTGCGGTGCTGATGCGTTGCGGGCCGGCCTTCGGGCTCGATGGTGAACCGAGTGCTGGGGCTAGCTTGAATCGGGTTGTGCTCGATGGGCTGCAGGTGGCGGGCACCAGGGCTGAGCGCATCAGTGGCGCTGTGGTGCGCGTAACCCTGCAGGGTCAGAGCCGGGTGCAGGGGGTGCTGGCTGACCGTGGCTGA